Genomic DNA from Chaetodon auriga isolate fChaAug3 chromosome 13, fChaAug3.hap1, whole genome shotgun sequence:
TAAAAAATGTGTGCTTGGTTTTCTGACTActctttcagttcattaaatATCCTGTTGTCAGCGTAGACTGACATTTAGCCGTCTCTGAAAGAAATATCAAAACATCTGCATAGTTCACGAGTCAAGTacattaacgttagctaacttaACGCTAACGTATCTAATATGGCTTCGGTTCATAAAAGCAGCGCATTATTTCAATAAATTCTACACTTTCTTAGTTGTTTCTCATCGCTTGCTATCAATTTAAACTGTGGTGTAAGCTAAGTTACATGTTGTAAGATGAGATTACAGAAACAACATCTGACCCAGTTAGAAAAGTTGACACTTGACCGAGAAGAGGCATAAGATGTGGAGCTCAGTCTTTACAGTTTGCCATGTATGTGCAACTAGTGAATTGGTGAATGAAGCTTACTAGGACAAGAATATACATAATATTTATAACATCAGGGCCCTCTGAGTATCTCAAATATCACTTTCATGGGGATGGAAAAACTCATGCCATCCACGCTGTTGTCGACTTGTTCTTGCCAGGCTTCAGCACCAACATGGCTCCCTGTTTCATGAGCTTTTACTCTTGCATTTTTGCTTACTTTACATTAAGGATCCCCcgatgctgctgttgtgtgtgcgGTTTCACATCCGCCTTCTCATAATGCCAAATACTCCACAGCGTGCAGTATGTATGTTTGACTCTTGGCTTGCCATACCTGTCCGGTCAtctctctgtttgcttttaCAGACTTAGAACTACTCTATGTAAAATGAACACTGAGGACAAGCTGGATGGTATGCTGCTGAagtgcagcagtggaggaatagatggaggagggagagtcgGGCTGGTCAGCGGAGGAGGACTGGTGGTGATGACCCTGGGGGAACGGTCGCTGGCAAACCACCCCCTGTTGGCCGAGGACGATGACGATGAAGACGAAGACGAGGACTTGACTGGGAGCTCGCTGGTTACGCATGACCTGGTCcctccagagcagctgatgaTGCAGGAGGAGATGACAAAGaatggtggaggaggaggagaagaggagggaggaggcgagGTGGGAGTCCATTTCCCCCTAAAACTCACCAATAAGTTGCCCTGCTTGCTTCATATGCCAGTGAGTTTATGCTGGTTATGAAGTACTGATGAGAGTATTTGTGTGGATTCTGTCTCCACGTCATCGTAGTGAGTTTCCTTTCATGTCATCCCGTGCAGTGTGTGGTATGAGGCATCACTTCCCGCAGCATTGAATATTCACTGAGGTATTGACACGTACATGAAAACCACGTTTGGCCCACTTAAATGCTGTTGACAGACATGAACTAGCTTTGTGCTGTTTCGCAAAAAACAACGCCAAAGAAAATTTAAGTGATCGCATATTGTTGAAAACGCGGTCTGAAATAGAAGGCTGTGTTTAACACTTGAGTCAAGGACAGTTATATGAAGTATACAACATAAATATTAGAAGAAGAAAGCCTGTCACACCACAGAACATCACtgaaaataacactatttaACATTAAGGATGATATATTGTAGTAATTGTGTACTTGGTTCACACTATCAGGAGTCTTTCTAGTGAGAGAGGCATTAGCCGAAATGATTGCGCTTTTCAATCTTTTCCATTACAACAGATTAAAGATACAGCACAGGTGGTGAATATAAGGCTGTTTTCCCCCTGAGTGTGATCGTCAGGGATAACCTAAGCTGATCCACAGGATCAGGCTTGAGGCTGCTTCAAACATAATTCCTGTTTGTTGCAGCATGGATGTAATTTCCATAGTTTTAGCCATTGGTTTTGTTATTAAGAAAAACATGGTGCTCACTACATTATTTGCTTAAATGAGGGCAACATTGTTTGAGTCAGATTGGAGACCAGCAGATGCTCCCAGGCCAGCTGGAGGATGTGATTTCTCAGCATGTTCTAGGCTTTCTAGGACTTGAGATTTCTCTCCAGTGTATTTCACCTCCAGCAGGGAGTCAAACTCAGAGGATGCTTGAAGCACATCAACTAGCTTCTTAAAATTAGGAGGAGCAGCTGCTCCACGGTTAGTTCCCCTCACATTGGTAGATTGTCCTCTGTTTGCCCTATTGCACCTGTCTGACCCGGAtaagctgctggatgtgtgggTGGGCTTTAAAGTAGGTCATATGCCTTGTTAAATGTCTTGCCTATCTATGGTCCTACTTTTACAGTTGAGCATCAAGCAGGAGCTGAAGCTGTCTGAGCCACCGGTCCAGATAAAGAAGGACAAAAAAGGAGTGAAGGACCTGATGGTGTGTcctaagaagaaaaaaaggaagcagCGTTCACCAGCAAAGGTGCAAGTCAGTTTTATCtcagaaatcacatttttaaaatggtctgacctgcatgtgtgtgagactttTCCATAGTGATAGCCATAAGATAGAAGCAAACACTGCTGTGGTACCCGGCCGTACGGATCAGTTCAGTTTGTTGCACATTAGAACTGTTATTTTCCTTGTAGATGGTACGAACAGATGGTTCCGTTACTTCTTTGTCGAAGTACATAGCACAGTGATCCCGTACTTACAGGTGGAGCTAGAAACAATGCAGTCCGttgattggtcagagagaatCGGTGCGGCCAGAGTCGCCTCATCGTCTGCGCTCTGATGTAGGATTTTCCAgctctccattttttttattttttttttcagcagtctTTTATCttgctgcctgcagccttttctcaaACAGAGCTTCTCTCCTTGTTGTAATAAACAGCCACATACCAGGAAGAAAGAACACGAGACATTCACCGCCTTCCACCGTGTTCTTGTTTTAATAAGAGCGGTGTAGTTCAGTGCTTAATGCCAGCGTGTGGTTGAGCAGGCGAGCCAGTGACAGAAAAGTGATGGTGAatgggagaaaacagaggaaaagcttAGCAGTGAGTTGTCAGTCTGGCGGTAAATGTACAGTAGAAGTTAGAGTGTGTCAGTAAATAACGTAATAAGCGAAGGGTGTCAGCTCTGAAGCCCCAGTAACAACACCACCTACATTCAAGAGTATTGTCTGTGGTAGAAACTGAGAACAGACCTTGTGGTTAGGGACATGTGGGGATGGGTTTGGTAGAAGTTTCAAGGGTACATACCGAAAGCGTGgcttatgtgtctgtgtttctttgctgttgtAGATTCTCAGCATCAACGATGATGGATCGTTGGGCATACAAAACCCCAAGTGTCACATCTGTGTTCACTGTAATGCTGCATTCAGAACCAACTACCACTTACAGCGGCATGTCTTCATTCACACTGGTACGAATTGCTCAGTCACGTtttaaaattatattttaatcTGCTTCGAAATTCGATATATATCTATAGCGACAGTGGTTGTTTTACATGTaatgatgtttattttacattattgaAACTCCAGGTGAGAAGCCGTTTCAGTGCAGCCAGTGTGATATGCGCTTCATTCAGAAGTATCTTCTCCAGAGACATGAGAAAATCCACACTGGTGAGTGAAGAATGAATGCAATCAGCATGTATTAGGATTTTACTTGCCATTTCAGTTTCAAGTGAGTCATctggtctttttcttttttttctgtttcttgccTTTTATTTAGGTGAAAAGCCTTTTCGCTGTGATGAGTGTGGGATGAGGTTCATCCAGAAGTACCACATGGAGAGACACAAGAGGACTCACAGTGGCGAGAAGCCCTACCAATGTGACTACTGTCACCAGGTAAGCTGTTTGAGTTTGCTAGTAAATTACAGTCAAATATAGTGGAAAAACAGGTATTTAATTGTGAACACACAGCATATATAAGATAAGAGAGGTCGCTGAAACTAGTATCTGTGAGTACCACTGGATAGTGTTGGAAAGTGTTTGGCTTGAAGTGTCTGCATTGACTCCCCTAAGGTTTATCGGTAGGTTGCGTCTGTTCACCAATGCAGTagaataaatgtattttgtgcTCTATCCACAGTACTTCTCCAGAACAGACCGGGTTTTAAAGCACAGGCGAATGTGTCacgagaacagagagagaaagtccaACAAGGCTGCTGGTAAAGTTGGGCCGTTGCGTGAAGCAGATTCTTTAGGCCTCCCCTTTCTCGCCAAAGAGTGTTCACTGCCCAAGAAGAAGCGCCAGAAGTGTGCAGACAAGAGTTCAGGCACTTCCACTGCTGCCCAGACCGACGCACACACTGTTGTAGAAacggaggagaaggaggagcagagacagaataaAATTGAAGGTCTACCTCTCTATGCTGTGCCCTCCAAAGTCAAACACGAGTACGTGATTGCAGACTACTCTGTGGAACTTCCTGAAGAAACGGCTAGCCAGCACCAAGAGGGAGACGTGTCACCAGAAGACACGACTCCTCCCAAACTAGTCCTGAAGAAAATCACCAAGAGGAGTCTGAAGCAGTCCAGTGAACAAACGCCTCCCTGCCTGTCCACTTTGTCTTCCTTTGAGGAAAATACGAAGGTCACGCAGTACACCTTTGAAATCGTGGACAAGCAAGGCCTTTTAGACGTAGAAAGCAACGCCGAGCTCGAGTCGGTAGAAACCCTTCAAGGAGGACCAGCGAagcctgcagccagcagcacaaactaCGACGATGCCATGCAGTTTCTCAAGAAGAAACGTTACCTTCAGGCCGCGATGGCCAACAACAGTCGGGACTACAGCCTGAACACAAGCAGCATTTCGTCTCAGCCACCTGTTACACAAACTGTGGTGTCAGCCGTCATCGACGAGACTGTCCCCGCCACCATCCTGGAGCCCCAGCCCATCAACGCGGAGATTAAAGCCACGCATGACAAGAATGTGTTGCCAGACGAGGTTCTTCAGACGCTGTTGGACCATTACTCCAACAAAGCCAATGGGCAATCAGACATTTCCTTCAGTGTGGCTGATACAGAGGTGACGTCAAGCATATCCATCAACTCCTCTGATGTTTCAGACAGCAGCCCCGTGGAGAGCCTCGGAGCCTCCAGCGCCCAGGCTCAGCCCGCTACCGAGAAGGTCAGCCTCTTGCAAGAGTACTCCAAGTTTCTCCAGCAAGCACTGGAGAGGACCAGCCAGAACGACAGCTACCTGACCAGCCAGAGCCTCAGCTTGGTCTCCGAAAACCCCACCTTAGCTGGACAACCTCTGTTCTCCACCGAGAAACAGTTTCCTTCCCCCAGCAGGTTCAAATCAGGGATGAGCTCTCCGCTGAGGTCCACTTTAGAGAAACCTCACTTTGGATTACTGGTCGGGGACTCCCAgcactcattttcattttcaggtgatgAGACAACTCCTCCCTCCGCAGTGTCCCCAGCTGAGGAGGACTTTCTGGAGCAGGTCTCGCCCTCCAAAAAGACAGACTCCTCTCAAGGCATACTGCAGACTTTTCAAATAAGCTCCTTCGATCAGAACTTCAAATCTCATTTCCAGGCATCAAGATCTGGATCCTCCTCACAGTTTACTGTTGCCAATGGACAATTAAGTCTTCGAGGACACAGCACAGACTTCTCAGAGTTCCCCTTAGTCAGAGTCACTGAGACCAGGTCTCAACTGAGCTCCTCCCCTGATGTTTCATCCAGTGAAACCTTTGGCTGAAGGGAAGGGGGAAgaattcatttctgtttatGATTTTAGCAGCACTTTAATTCATGTCTCCTGTTTTGCCAAAACAAGTTCCGTTGCAACTTTGTGCTCTTTCTcaaagcatttttgttttttgttttttttgttaaacgCAACCTCATAGACTGGAAATACTGAAAATTTCTAACTTATAATTAGCACTTCCCCTTTAAAAACTAAATTGTAATTGTGCATGGGTATATTTCTTGCTACATTTAGAGATTTAGTGACCAAAGTGTAAAGCAAGAGATAGAGAGGAATATCCTCCCACAGCGTTCATCTTCCATGTTTTGTCCGTGTGCTTGCACAAAAAATGATGAAGTCACTCTCGCTGCTTCATGCAACATTTCCACTTCTTAAAACATAGGCCCCTTTTTACTGTATATATGCCATTTTGCTCTTACTGCATCTACCTCCCCTCGCTGTTTATCTGGTTAAATTTGAGTTGACTCCTCAAAACCATTTTAATTCCAGCCGTGTAACTCCTGTTAAATTGTCTCCTGAAAGGACGCTTATGATGATTCGATCATCACTGATTCTTCACTTTACGTTGAAGTCACTTTAATGTCACCTGAAATGGGTGTTTCTACATGATGTGTAGTGAATGCTACAGGAAAGATTGAAATGATTGTATTGATCTTATATGGAATCTAGTTTATTTTCCATTGACAGATTGGGCCTAATTTGGTTGGTTTGATggccaaaaagaagaaattgtAGCTTTCATTTAGAAATTGTTTAATGTTGTATGGTTTAACTCACctcatctttatttttacagcacctttcatacaacCATGCATCCAGAAGTGCCTCGCATAGCAAAATTGAAACAATCCAGAGAAAAAATAAGGtgtaaaaataatgattaaaacTTAAAAAGTAAGGCTATAAAGTTACTCCAGATTAAAAGACATATTTCAAAGATACgcctttcatttcctgtaaaaaaacaagacgacTGTCACCTCGCTTTCGTGAAACACTTCAATGAAAAGTGGCGGAGCACCTTTGTGATCTGGCTGGAACATAAAATGAAGGAAAGTCTTTAAATCATTTGAAGCTTGAGCAAGGATTAATGTATTCCCTTTGAATTCCTTGGCACTGGTTTTTACGCGTGTGACTCCAGTGCAGGATAGACATCGTGATAAAAAGGCTGGGGCAGTATTAGATTTAAAAgttgttggggttttttttattgttttttttttttaagatttggGTATGAAATAGCTGCACACATGTAATGACTGCAGGataatttcttcttttccttcagaAGTATAGGCGAGTTGTAGTGAAATTACTTAAGAAGATTGTGCTTaatttttgcacaatttgcacatttttcactACAGGGAATGTAGTATGTACtttgacagaggaggaaatgcaTAATACCTTTGCTTTAAAGGCAACCTTTTGTTATAGGTGAGATTTCTGAGTCTGGCCCGTCAGTGGAAATCCTCATCATGTCAGATTTGGGTCATTTGAAACTTCAGATGATGCTTTTTTTGCTTTGCGTCATTTGTAACGAAGCTGTTGTGGCCTCAGTTTTGTAGTACGTTGGTTGTTGTTCTTGCTGGAAGATGTACAGGATTTGGGGGGAATAATGAGATTCGACCTTGAAAGTCAAAGTTTTATTCAGGCTGTATAATGAAAGACAGCACAGGAAGAAATGAGGTGCTtggttttcctgttttattttgcatctgtgccttttttttttttttaaattccagcCTTTCCTTCACTCATTCCTgtatatttctctttttcttcggCAGCACTCAAAGGCTACTTATTCCACTtgcacaacaacagcaaacacataaGCTATCAAACTATTCAGTCTGTAATACATCGAGACGTGACGCGAGATCTGGGAGCTTGATGTCATTTTGCCCGTCGTATTAAGAATTTTAGCCAGAAATTGCACCAGGTTTTACTCTCAAACTGTTCGCTGACTGTGCTGcggtgtgtgtatatgagtaCAGAATCATGTTGAAGTTTTGATAATTATTTGCTCGGATCCAGTAGGAAGCCACATCTGTCCAGGCCTTGTTGAATACGATGCGATGGTCTCCTGTGTGCTTCGTCGCACCGTCGCTTGTTTTCCATGTGTACACGTACGTGTGATTTCTTCGGTGCTATCGcgtaaaacactgtttttatatGCGCCATCAAATTGGGTTTGGAAATTGATGTTAAGCTCCCTCTTGTTACAATTCTACTGACAATCAGGGACGGCACCCGCATTAATCATCCAACACTTTGTTTTCCCTCGTCGATCATTCCCGCTAGAATGTGTAGAACATGTTCTGCTGTAAATACATTGTATATTTTTACGTTCTGAGAAGTACTGTTAGATCTTTGTGTCAATAGAGTGACAAGTCTTGTGCAAGAGACACTTTTTTGTCAGTGGAAGGCACAGTAATTAGTTTTTCCAGCATTTCTTGCGTTCAACAATTAATCCATTTCACTTGCTGACAAGATGTGGCTTtctgaggtgtgtgtatatatctCACCACTGTTATCAGAAGAAAATTGACACTTTTTCTTTACAATTGTATCGCTGATTGGTTAAAGTGAGCTCTTCTTTTGTGAGTTAATGCAGTTGATTGTGCGTTATGATGGGATTTACTGTATACAGCTGTTGGTAATGAAAACCCCACAGAAAGTGTCCATTAGGTTTTAAAGTAATACTCCAcctgaagtctttttttttttttttttttttaagcatcaAATGTTTAACCTCAGCTGTGGTCGGCTTCAGATCATGTCAGTTCAAACAGATTTTGGGTGGAGTGTAACTCGTTTGGTGGTTGAATGATTCCACTAGCTACCCATTTCATTGTAAGCAGTTATTGAAAGCACAGCGCAGATGAGGAATTCTGCTTCGATAAATTGTATCCCACGAGTTATATGAGCAGTACTATggtattttttccttttaattaacTATTGTCAGTAACCTGGCCATAAGTGTCCTTGTATAagctacagaaaaaaatatttgttttgtgtaaaAAGATCTGAATTATGAATTTTTTGATAAAAACTATTTTTGAAACATGTCATTTACGGCACtgatatgtacagtatatcataTGCAGTCACTGTTGCTACCCTCATTTATCTCTGTACAAGTCGTTTGTGTCAAGATCTTTCAAATGCAGATGGGAATGTCCTTCTCGAGTCCGGACTTTTGACTTTTCATACTTTTAACGACCCTGACGAGGAAGCCGTGCAGCTTCGCCTCAAGGTTGATCTCAAGTTAGACAGTAAGGATTATTTGCATGGTCTCTAACTTGT
This window encodes:
- the znf148 gene encoding zinc finger protein 148 isoform X2; its protein translation is MNTEDKLDGMLLKCSSGGIDGGGRVGLVSGGGLVVMTLGERSLANHPLLAEDDDDEDEDEDLTGSSLVTHDLVPPEQLMMQEEMTKNGGGGGEEEGGGELSIKQELKLSEPPVQIKKDKKGVKDLMVCPKKKKRKQRSPAKILSINDDGSLGIQNPKCHICVHCNAAFRTNYHLQRHVFIHTGEKPFQCSQCDMRFIQKYLLQRHEKIHTGEKPFRCDECGMRFIQKYHMERHKRTHSGEKPYQCDYCHQYFSRTDRVLKHRRMCHENRERKSNKAAGKVGPLREADSLGLPFLAKECSLPKKKRQKCADKSSGTSTAAQTDAHTVVETEEKEEQRQNKIEGLPLYAVPSKVKHEYVIADYSVELPEETASQHQEGDVSPEDTTPPKLVLKKITKRSLKQSSEQTPPCLSTLSSFEENTKVTQYTFEIVDKQGLLDVESNAELESVETLQGGPAKPAASSTNYDDAMQFLKKKRYLQAAMANNSRDYSLNTSSISSQPPVTQTVVSAVIDETVPATILEPQPINAEIKATHDKNVLPDEVLQTLLDHYSNKANGQSDISFSVADTEVTSSISINSSDVSDSSPVESLGASSAQAQPATEKVSLLQEYSKFLQQALERTSQNDSYLTSQSLSLVSENPTLAGQPLFSTEKQFPSPSRFKSGMSSPLRSTLEKPHFGLLVGDSQHSFSFSGDETTPPSAVSPAEEDFLEQVSPSKKTDSSQGILQTFQISSFDQNFKSHFQASRSGSSSQFTVANGQLSLRGHSTDFSEFPLVRVTETRSQLSSSPDVSSSETFG
- the znf148 gene encoding zinc finger protein 148 isoform X1, translated to MNTEDKLDGMLLKCSSGGIDGGGRVGLVSGGGLVVMTLGERSLANHPLLAEDDDDEDEDEDLTGSSLVTHDLVPPEQLMMQEEMTKNGGGGGEEEGGGEVGVHFPLKLTNKLPCLLHMPLSIKQELKLSEPPVQIKKDKKGVKDLMVCPKKKKRKQRSPAKILSINDDGSLGIQNPKCHICVHCNAAFRTNYHLQRHVFIHTGEKPFQCSQCDMRFIQKYLLQRHEKIHTGEKPFRCDECGMRFIQKYHMERHKRTHSGEKPYQCDYCHQYFSRTDRVLKHRRMCHENRERKSNKAAGKVGPLREADSLGLPFLAKECSLPKKKRQKCADKSSGTSTAAQTDAHTVVETEEKEEQRQNKIEGLPLYAVPSKVKHEYVIADYSVELPEETASQHQEGDVSPEDTTPPKLVLKKITKRSLKQSSEQTPPCLSTLSSFEENTKVTQYTFEIVDKQGLLDVESNAELESVETLQGGPAKPAASSTNYDDAMQFLKKKRYLQAAMANNSRDYSLNTSSISSQPPVTQTVVSAVIDETVPATILEPQPINAEIKATHDKNVLPDEVLQTLLDHYSNKANGQSDISFSVADTEVTSSISINSSDVSDSSPVESLGASSAQAQPATEKVSLLQEYSKFLQQALERTSQNDSYLTSQSLSLVSENPTLAGQPLFSTEKQFPSPSRFKSGMSSPLRSTLEKPHFGLLVGDSQHSFSFSGDETTPPSAVSPAEEDFLEQVSPSKKTDSSQGILQTFQISSFDQNFKSHFQASRSGSSSQFTVANGQLSLRGHSTDFSEFPLVRVTETRSQLSSSPDVSSSETFG